The stretch of DNA GGGACAGCTCATTGCTTGGAACAAATTCCGGTACTATTTTCATGGCAGGATTCAACGACTTTTACTATACATTTAGCCCGACAATAGCAGACTGGGAAAGACAAAGCCCTGCATTCCGCGAACTAGTAAAAATCACAATCACTCCAATGTTATCAACATTGTCAATTTTGCAGTTTGCTGACATTGATTCAGAGCAGGAAATGCTTGGATATGGAATTGGACTCATTCTACTAAATGCAGGAATCTACTTTGTAGCACCAGCTATCATACTGGTAAAAACAAGAAAATATCTGAAATTCTAGGCAGCCCGTGGCTCTAGGTATTTCTTTTTTGCAGCAGAGACTGCTGTTATGCCAAGACCCAATGCAAAAAACACCAGGTACGGCATGGCGTTTCCGGAAAACTCTGAGATCAAGCCTGCAGCAATTGGGCCAATCGACCAGCCTATTCCAAATGTAGTCTCGTACGCACCAATTGTGATTCCTTGCGTTTCCTTTGATGTCTTTCTTAGAATTATCTCCAGTGTAAGTGGAAAGATAATGGAAAACCCAAAGCCCATCAGTAGCATTGCAACAGAAAATTCTAGCATGGAATGAGACACAAACGATATTGCAAGGCCTGCAGCTATGGTGCCAGTTGACGCAACCAAGGTGGCACTAGTGTGGCGCGCAAGTCTGTCTGTTAGTGCCAGTGTTACAACACGAGATGCGCCAAAGACAAAATACAATATTTCTATTTCCGTTGCCGACATGGTCCTATCATTTAGAAACGCAGGATAAATTGTCAAAATCATTCCAAACGAAGAAGCACAATAAATTAAAATCATGATAATGACTGGGAATTTTACCACCTGCTTTATTGCAGAAAGCGAAAACGTGCTGTTTTCTTTTTGGATGTGCTTTTTTGTCAGCTGTATGGAAAAGATAATTGCGGATGCCATCACAAACGTTGCAATCTCAAATAGTGCTCTGTATGATACGTCGAGGCCTTCCAAAAGGAACGTGCCAATTAGCGGCCCAATCATGAATCCTGCGACAAAAAACCCTGTAAACCTTGCAATGTTCTTGACCCTGGCGTTGCCCTCACTTGCACCAGAAATGATTGCCTCTGCAGGTGGCCAAAAAAAAGCATGCGCAACTCCTGTTATTGCACGCAAGATCATCACCTCTGGTACTGTCTTTGCCAAAGAAAGCAAGAACACGGATGCGGTGTTTATTGTAACTCCTATGCACAGCAACACTCCACTGTTGAATCTATGAAGCAACATTCCAACAAAAACCGGAATCAGCATGTATGGGACAAAGTTTGCAAGGCCGATAAGGCCCAGCTCTGCATATGATGCGCCGATTTCGTTTTTGGCAAAAATTGGCACGATTGGATTATGAATACCATAGGATACTCCAATCAAAAGACCCGTGATGTTTAGCAGTAGAATAATTCTATTCATTTGTATGCTGCAACCATTATTGCGCCGCCCATCAGATCAGTGTCAAATTCCACATGCGAGAATTTCTCTAAGAGTAATCCTTTCAGCTTTTTGTTTTGCGGCCAGCGCTTGTATGTGCCGTATAGCGTGCCAAACTTGAGCCCAAGCCTTCCGCCTACAATAAACGCAATTATGGGCAATATTGCCCTCAGATAAAATGAGACACCAGCCCGCGCCACTGCACCATCTGGCTTTCCCAAATCCACTATGACAAACCGTCCGCCTTTTTTTAAAACTCGGTGGATTTCTGAAATTGCAATTCTCAGGTTTATTGCATCGCGCAATGAATATCCGCACAACACTGCATCGAATTGTTCTTCCTTGAATGGAATGTGCTCAAAGACACCACATGACATGTCTGGCGTTTTTGCAAAATACGTGCTGGTGTTCTTTAGCATCGGTACCAACGGATCATAAAGAGTAATGGTGATGTCTCCATTGCAGATCTTCTCTGCGGTCTTGGACATGTTGCCAAACCCCGAGCCCGCATCCAAGATATTATTTCCTGGAATGACTCTGTTTGTGATTCCGCGGATTCGATGTTCTTTGTCTTTTCCCAGTGAAATGTACGAGTTTACCTTGTCATAAATTGGAATTATCTGGCGCAGTACCTCGATTACCTCGCCCCAATAGCTACCTAGGCCCATTGGCTTGGATAAAACTCTGACATAATTTGTAGTAACTAGACTAGTTTGGCTTGGGGTATTTGGTCTTGGCTGCAGCAGAGTATTTTTCAACATCTGCGTCGCTTACCTTTTCTAAAATTCTGTTCTGTTTTGTGATTCGGGACATTTTGATGCTTTTTTCCTCCTTTGCCTCTGCTCGCAGTTCTATTGCGGCAATTGCTAGAGCAGATGCGTCCTCTAGCGACATCTCGTCGGCATAGTTTTTCTCCAAGAATGTGTTTACGTCGTCGGCTCCTGCGCCAATTGCGACTGCTGCATACGAGACAAACGTTCCTGAAGGGTCGGTAACGTAGATTCTGTTTCCACTCTGGTCCACGCCAGAAATGATTAGTGCTACGCCAAATGGCCTCACACCTGAATACTGAGTATATTGATGGCATCTGTCTGCTAGGTGCTTTGCCACTGTTTCCACTTCGACTTCCTCGTCATAGATCAGCTTGTGGCTTTGGGAAAATGTTCTTGCATCATCGACTTGGACTCGGGCATCTGGGATGTAGCCGGCTGCTGCAATTCCAATATGATCATCTACTTGGAATATTTTTTGTGTAATGCCGGAAACTTGGAGTTTTCTTGGGATCTCTTCTACTGCCATTACTACTCCGTCCTTGCTTTTGACACCTACTGCGAGTGTTCCGCGCTTTACTGTTTCAATTGCGTACTCTACTTGGTATATTCTTCCATCTGGTGAATACATCGTAGGCGTCATGTCGTATCCGCGTGCTGGCATCATAATACAAAAACTAAATTTTTTGTCAATTTAAGCGTTAGTTGGGTGATTCAGCCTCCGGCCAGTGCAAATTGGAAGAGATTTGGAAATAGTGTTTTAAGCAAAACCCGTCTTGATCGTATCGTGAGCCTAGAGCAGCTGGATCAGATCAAAGAAATGGTTGCCCGCAAATCTGGATCTGCAAGGATACCGGATCGCGACGCAAAGCGGCTTCTCCTCTATGTCTTTACAGGCACTAGGGGCGGATTTACCAGACTTCAGATAATTAGGATATTATCCGATACTCCAATGAACCCAAACCAGCTTGCACAGGAAATGGGCCTGGACTACAAGGCAATTGCGCATCATCTCAATGCTTTATCCAAAAACAACCTGGTCACAAAGCTTGGAGAAAAATACGGAGCTACGTATCATTTGTCTAATTATTTGGAGGCAAACATCTTGGCGCTAGATGACGTAGTTGCAAAACTTGCACGACAAATGTCCCGCAAAATAGTCTATATCTGAATCGCAATTACAACTGGGTCTTCTTTTTTGATGAACATGCCTACAAGCTTTGCTCGCAGGCCGTACTTTTTGTGACGCAGTTTTATTGCGTTTTGTGTCTCGGATTCGGTTGCAAATCTTGCTGTTCCGTCAATCCACTCTCCTTTTGACTCGCCGCGCATTCCGCAAGGCATTATCTTTACTGACTGGTTGTTTTTGAGTCGCTTTACCTTGCCGGTATTTTTTGTGGTCAGAACAAACACTAGCCCGTCTGAAACCATAAACCAGACTGGTGTCTTGACTCCCTGGCCATTCTTTTTGTAGGTCTCCAAATTGATGTACTTGTGTTTGTCTAGGATTGCCAAGTTATCAGAGCTCATCACTATGTGATGATGCGATCAAATATTTTAGGGTAAACAATTCTCAACAGACTTAAATAGAATTTGGATTCAGGGATCTCGATCAAATTGGTTCAGGCAGATCCATTCAAGAATGCATTAAAACAACTCGATGATGCTTGCTCAATTCTGAAAATTGACAAAGGCACTAGAGACTATCTTGCAGAGCCAAACAAAGTCTTGCGTGTAAAGCTTCCAGTGAAAATGGACAACGGAAAAATCCGAACATTCATTGGATTTAGAAGCCAGCACAACAACGACCGCGGCCCATACAAGGGAGGAATCAGATACTTTGATCCAGAAGGCGGAGTCGAATACATGGAAAAGGAAGTTAAGGCGCTGTCGTCTTGGATGACTTGGAAGTGCGCAGTAGTCGACGTACCTCTGGGCGGGGGAAAGGGCGGAATCTTTGTCAATCCCAAAAAAGAAAAGCTATCAGAAGGCGAACTTGAAAGACTGACAAGAAGATTCGCGTATGCAATCTCTGAGATAATCGGCCCACAAAAAGACATTCCAGCACCCGACGTGTATACGACAGGCAAGGAAATGTCACAGATAATGGATGTTTACGGCAAACTAGCTGGCAATGAATATCAGCCAGGAGTAATCACCGGCAAACCACTATCGCTTGGCGGCTCTCTTGCAAGAAACGTTGCAACAGGATTGGGATGCGCATACTGTATCCGAGACGCTGCAAAGACAATTGGGCTGAAGCTCAAGGGAGCAAAGGTTGTCATTCAGGGATATGGCAACGCAGGAACATTTGCTGCAGAATACCTAGAGAAGATGGGTGCAAAAATAATCGCAGTAAGTGACACAAAAGGCTCTATCATAAATCCAAAAGGCTTGGATTCCAAAAAGGTCCTGGAATTCAAAAACAAGACAGGCTCCGTAGTGGGATATCCAGGAAGCAAGAAAATCACAACAGAACAACTGCTCACAACAAAGTGCGACGTCTTGGTTCCAGCAGCATTGGAAAACCAGATCAACGCATCGATTGCAAAAAAACTGCAATGCAGAATCATTGCCGAAGCTGCAAATGGTCCGACAATGCCGGAAGCAGACCCAATCATTTACCAGAAAAAGATCCTAGTCATTCCCGACATCTTGGCAAACTCTGGTGGTGTTTGTATCTCTTATTTGGAATGGGTACAAAACAACATGGGATATTATTGGTCGTTTGACGAAGTGGCAAAAAAGATGGAAGACCACATTACACGCGGACTGCGCGACACACTAGCACTGTCCAAAAAGCACAAAATCGACATGAGACGTGCAGCAATGGTACTTGCAGTGGGACGAGTTGTAGAAGCATTCAAAGCTAAAGGCCTCTGGCCATAAACTTTTCTATTTTTATCATAACCTAAAATTATGCCTAGTCTGACGCTAAATCCATGGCAAACAGGCACACCATAATAGTAATTGCGTCAATTATCGTAATTGCAGGCTCACTTGGATATTCGTCAGTTAATGCCATTTCCGCCCACGGCTTGGAGTTTTCGTGGCCTGGCAAGTCGTTTGACTTTCTCTCTGTTATGACTGACAAGACTGTAAATGTGTGCAATCCATCTGGCTTGCCTGCATCGTTTTCCAAATACTCTTTTACGATATTCTATGACGGAAATGATCTTGGCACATTTAGCACCGGCAGGGGAGGCCTGGGGCCAAACAGCGACGGAGTTGTGTTTGGCAAATTCGAGTCAGGCGACGACAGAATGGCAAGCCTGTTCTTTTCATTTTTGGACACTGAAACAGGCGGAACGGATGTGACTAGAATAAACACTGACAAAATCAAAGTTACCACACAGCTGGAGTCCACCATACTTTGGGTAGTGCCGCATATTATCACACAGGAATATTCTGGCGTGGAATTCATTAATATGATAAACAAGCCGACAAGCTGCGAAAAATAATGTCTGACGTGCTGGTGATAAAAAATGCGGGCCTAGAAGGCCCAGGTACAATAGGGGAGCTGTTAGAGTCTGACGGATATAATCTACAGATAGTTTCTGCAAAAAGGCAAAAGATTCCAGAACTGGATCATGCAATGGTCTTGGTCCTGGGCGCACCAGAGAGTGCAAACGATGATCTGCAGTATCTCAGAGACGAGATGTCGCTAATACAAGCAGCAGTGCAAAAAAACATTCCGACACTTGGGGTCTGCCTTGGCTCGCAGCTCATCGCAAAAGCATTTGGCGCTAAAGTATATCCTGGGCCAAAAAAAGAGATTGGATTCTACCATGATGTAACACCAGACAAGGCGGCAAAATCGAGCCTGTTTTCTGGCATGTCTGATCCGTTTTCTGTATTTCACTGGCATGGCGACACATTTGACATTCCTTCAGGCGGGCAGCGCCTTGCATATTCTGAATTATACAACCAGGCATTCCAGTATGGCTCGGCAGTAGCGGTGCAATTTCATCTGGAAGTGGATTCGGAGATCATACGATCCTGGCTTGATAACACGCAAGAAAATCTGAATGTGTCATATCTGGATCCAAAAAAAATCCGATCAGACATTGATGATAATATCAACACAATACAACAAAACATGAAATTATTTTACAAAAACTTCAAGTCAGAATTCAAGCTCTGACACAAAATTTAATATATTGAGCGAGGGTGTGTCCGATCACCTTATGAACACGCAAAAAATTTTTGATGAAACAATGAAGACAGACCACAAGGTCATAACAGAAGAAGTCTCTAAATCAATTCTAAAATCATACGGAGTCAAAGTCCCTCCATATGCACTTGCAAAGACTGCAAAAGAAGCAGTCAAGGCATCGAAGAAAATAGGTTTCCCACTAGTAATGAAAATTGTCTCGCCGCAAATCCTGCACAAAACAGATGCAGGGGGAGTCAAAGTCGGCGTTGCAAATGAAAAAGAGGTAAGAAAAACTTTTGATCAAATTCTAAAGAGCGTCAAAAAATACAACAAGAAGGCCGAAATCAAAGGAGTCCTCCTAGAAAAGATGGTCCCAAAAGGAGTCGAAATGATTGTAGGACTGCAGGTAGATCCGCAGTTTGGTCCAGTTATAATGGCAGGCCTGGGCGGTGTCATGACAGAGGTATTCAAGGACGTGGCATGGAGAATGCTGCCAATCACGGAAGCAGACGCAAAATCCATGATAGAGGAACTAAAGTCATCCAAATTATTCAAGGGCTTCAGAGGAAGCGCGCCAATCAACATGGACATGGTGGCAAAGGCCCTAGTCCAAATAGGCAAAATAGGCACGTACAATGCTTCCTACATCAACAGCATTGACTTTAACCCTATAGTGGTGTATCCAAAGTCCTACTATGTCGTTGACGCAAAGATAATCCTGGCAAAAGAGCCAAACAAAAACGCAATATCTACTGCACAGCCAAACGCCGAATTCATGGAGAAGTTTTTCACTCCTTCCTCAGTGGCGCTGGTTGGCGCATCTGCAACACCAGGCAAAGTGGGCAACTCTGTACTAGATAGCCTTGCAAAGCACGACTACAAGGGTACAGTATATCCGATTAATCCAAAGTCGGAGGAAATACTTGGGGTAAAGTGCTATCCTACAATTGAGGCAATCCCGGGAAACGTAGACCTAGTAGTGGTCTGTGTTGATCTTTCTGTAACACCGCCAGTACTGGAATCCTGCGCAAAGAAGGGAATCCACAATGTCGTCATAGTATCTGGTGGAGGAAAGGAGCTTGGTGGCGAGCGAGCTGCATATGAAGCCCAAGTAAAGGAACTATCAGAAAAGCACAAAATCAGAATTATCGGTCCAAACTGCATTGGAATGTTCAATGCCGCAAACAGGCTGGACTGCGCATTTCAGGGCCAGGAAAGAATGGTCCGAGCAAAACTTGGAAACGTCGCGTTACTATCGCAATCTGGAACCATGGGGATCAGTTTCCTAGAATCTGCTGACTCGTTTGGCCTATCCAAAATGGTCAGCTATGGAAACCGCTCTGATGTAGATGAAGCAGACATGATCTGGTATCTGGCATCAGACCCGCAAACCAAAGTAATTGCTCTATACGTAGAAGGCTTTGGAGATGGACGAAAATTCATCGAGACTGCCAAGCGAGTAATGGCTGAAAAGAAAAAACCAGTTGTAATCTGGAAGAGCGGAAGAACAGAGGCCGGCGCAAAGCAGGCAGCCTCTCACACCGGATCCCTTGGAGGCTCCAATGCTATAATCATGGGCGCATTCAAGCAGGCAGGAATCATCTCAGTTGATAGCTACCAAGAGCTAGTGGCAGTAACAAAAGCACTTGCATGGCAGCCAGCTGCCAAAGGAAACCGAGTCGCAATGTGTAGCAACGGCGCAGGCCCAATGATTGGAGGAATAGACCAGTTTGAGAGACTAGGACTACAACTTGCAACAATCTCTCCAAAAATCCTAGAAGAGATGAAAGCACATTTCCCACCTACATATGTCATCGGCAAGGGCAATCCGGCAGATGTCACAGGAGGCGCAAACGCTGAAGATTACAGATACACCATAGAGAAATTCTATGAGGAGCCAAACGTGGATATTGTGATGCCTTGGTTTGTATTCCAAGACGACCCACTAGAGGAAACCATCATACAACACTTGGCCAACTTCTCAAAGCAACAGAAAAAGCCACTGCTTGTAGGCGGAAACGGAGGCCCGTACACAAAGAAAATCTCTGCGCTAATCGAAAAAGAAGGTGTGCCGGTATATGACGACCTTCGAGACTGGATGGCAGCTGCCTCTGCACTTGCTCAATGGGGCAAGCACCTCTAAAGGTTTATTTCAAGTGTGAATTTTTCCTAGGATCATGGCTTTAGTTACGACTTCAAAATCAAACGGAATTGCTACAGTCAAGATCAACAGGCCAGACAAGCTAAATGCAATGAACACTGATGTTGCACGCGAACTCGTCTCTGTGTTTACACAACTAGACACTGACAATGACGTCAAGGTCATAATCCTCACAGGAGAGGGCGAAAAGGCATTCTCGGCAGGAGCAGACATTGAATACATGTCAAAGATTTCTGCAGACGAATCAGTAGAATATGCAAAACTTGGACAGCTAGTCACCAATACAATAGAGCTGGTGTCCAAGCCGACAATTGCAGCAATCAATGGATTTGCATTGGGCGGAGGATGCGAAGTTGCAATGTCTTGCGATATTAGAATTGCAGCAGACACTGCTCGGATGGGCCAGCCAGAGGTAACAATCGGCATTCCACCAGGATGGGGGGGAACCCAGAGACTGATGAGAATTGTAGGAATTGCAAAGGCAAAGGAGCTTGTCTATACTGGAAAGATGATTAAAGCTGATGAGGCACTGCAAATTGGCCTAGTCAATCAGGTGGTACCGCTGGCATCACTGATGGAAGAGACACTAAATATGGCAAACCAAATTGCGGCAAATTCCGTTTCCGGCGTAAAAATGTCCAAAATAGCAATCAACAAGGGACGAAATGCAGATCTCGACACGGGCCTAGGAATAGAACTGTTGGCGTGGAGAAACTGCTTTACCGATCCAGACAGAGAACAGCGCATGACTGCGTTTGTAAACAAGTCCAAAAAGTAAGCTATACCTAACTTTTCTTTATTATTACTACTATACAATGGGTGAAAAGCTTATTATAATTTGGAACGACTTTGCACTTTATGGCAACTGAACAAACACAAAAACTCGTAACAATCACTCCAAAAGCAGCGGAGAAAATCGTCGAGTTTATGAAAGAAGAAGCAGACAAGCCAGAATACCTGCGAGTATATGTTCAAGGCGGTGGATGCTCGGGCCTTTCCTATGGAATGGGCTTTGAGGCAAAGCCGGAAGAAGATGACACTGTCATCGAAGAGCAAGGAGTCAAACTACTAGTTGACAGCTACTCACAAGAACACCTCAAGGGCGCAAACATCGACTACATCGAGTCTCTGATGGGATCCGGATTTAAGATCAACAATCCAAATGTTACAAAATCCTGCTCTTGCGGACACTCTTTTAGCACCGAATAACTCTTTCATTTTCTCATTTTTGTAATTTTTTACGCGTGGATCATCGTAAGCACTTATATCTGCGAACCGAAGACCAAAGCTATTGATCTTTAGGAGGAGTATTTTCATATGCCACCAACAGGAATTGTCAAATATCACGTTAAGCTATCCTTTGAAGTTGATGGACTCGTTGAAAGAGCAGACATCATAGGCGCAATCTTTGGCCAGACCGAAGGTCTGCTAGGCCCAGAGATGAACCTAAATGAGCTCCAACGGCTATCCAAAGTCGGAAGAATAGAAGTAACTGCGACAAGTACTACGAACACCACTAAAGGCGATGCACTAATACCAATGTCGACTGACGTTGATACCGCATCGCTAATAGCTGCGGCAATTGAAAGTATAGACAAGGTAGGCCCGTTTGACTGCAAGTTCAAGCTTACTGCAATTGAGGATGTACGTGCCACAAAAAAGGACGACATTATCAAGCGCGCAAAAGAGATCAAGCAGCAGTGGGCTACAAAGACCATTTCAGAAGGCGAAACAATGCTCAAGGACATCCACGAGGGAACCTCGACGTCTGGAAAGCTCACTACATACGGTAGGGGCAAACTTCCATGCGGACAGGGAGTCTTTGAGTCTCCTTGGATTATCCTAGTTGAGGGAAGAGCAGACGTCATCAATCTTCTCCGGGCAGGAATTGACAACTCGCTGGCAATAGACGGCGCACGAATCGACGAATCAATTCGGGAATTGTGCGACCAAAAGGACAAAATCGTTGCATTCCTAGACGGAGACAGAGCAGGCGGATTCATACTCAAGGAGCTCAAAAGTGTAGTCGATATTGACGTCGTACACAGAGCACCAGAGGGAGTCGAAGTAGAAGAGCTCACACCGCAGCAAATAGCTGACATACTAAAGCCAACAATTGAGGAAATGAACAACCCCAAGGCAAAGCCAACGCTGACTGACCCCAACGACAAGCCAATGGCAGAGATTGCGGGAAAGACATTTTCGCAAATCAACGAAACGCTAGAAGCAATCGGCCTTGACGCAAGCAAAAATGAGGTCTTTAGGGTTCCAATATCGGAGCTTGTCTCTAAACTTTCAGTTCAAACCGGCATCAAATACCTGATACTTGACGGAATTGTGACACAGAGATTGGTAGATGGAGCAAAGCAGGCAGGCATCGAGTGTGTAATAGGACACAGAGTTGCCAACCTGACTAATAAGGACGGAATCTCGCTCAAAACATTTACCGAACTTGGTGTCGCATAAACTCTTTAACTCTTTTTTCTTTTTTGTTATACCATGACAGAGCTAAAAATCCAGCACCTGATCACGCTTACTGAATTATTATCAAAGGGTGCAAAAAACAACTATGTCACTATTACTACTACAACACTGGGAAAACAAATCGGAAAATCCCAGCAGGCAGCATCAAAACATCTATTGGAGCTAGAGCAGGGCGGATTCATATCTAGAATTACTGCCGGCAGAAAGGTCTCTGTGAAACTCACGCAAAGGGGGCACGAGCAAATCTCTGAAATCTATGGCATTCTAAAAAACAGCCTAGAGGCAACGCCGTCCACAATTGATGTTGACGGTGTACTGGTTGCGGGAATGGGAGAGGGAAAATACTACATGTCGCTCAAGGGATACACAAAACAATTTTTGCACAAAATCGGCTATATTCCTTTTCCTGGCACGCTAAATGTAAAGCTGGACAAAAAAGAGCAGATTGAATCGCTGCGCCAGCTTGCAAACCTGGAAGGAGTCAAAATAGATGGATTCTCTGATGGAAAAAGGACATACGGGTGGGTCAGGTGTTTTACGTGCAAAATAAACGGCAAAGTCGACGCGCAGCTCATACTATTAGAGAGGACTCACCATGATCTGTCCACAATAGAAATAATATCGAAGGCAGAGATTCGCAAAAAACTGGGGCTCAAAGACGGCGCAAGCCTCTCAATTAGAATCACAGTCTAGATTCCGTGCAGCGCCTCGCCGTACTCTTTTTCTATCTTGGAGCTGGAATATTCCGGAATTGGGGACTGGAGCCTTGCCACCCGAACATTTAGGCCGAGGCTCTTGCAGCCATCAGTGATGAATTTTTCCTGGTGTACCTGGTCGTATCCCAGTGCGATAATGTCGGGCTTTACCCGCGATACTGTCTTGAAAATGTCACCTTCGCTACCAATCAAGCACAGATCCACCATTGAGAGCGAACCAATGAGTTCCTGTCTCTGTTCTTCTGCGTGGAGAGGCCTTCTTTTTTTCATTTTTACTGCGGTGTTGCCTGTGGCAATTACTACTACTAGCACATCGCCAAGCGCTTTGGCAGCATTTAGTGTGTAAATGTGGCCTGGATGTATGATATCAAAGACTCCGCCAGCCAAGACAACGTGCAGTGCGCTTCTGCCAAACTCTGTTAGGGCGTTGTTTTCTGATATCATTAGATTTTTTTTCAATACTGTAATTCTTTCTTGGATGTAGGATTCTGAAAGATTTGTGCGCCTAATTGTGTGCTCTATTGGGTTTTGTCCTGTCAGCGAGCAGACATAGAGCGATGATAAGATTCCCTTGTCTATTACGTCCAAAGCATTAGCTCTACTTTGTTGTGGTTTTTAATTTGTTCTATAGTTCTGGCTCTATTCCCTTGGCCATTCGCAGTGCATCTACCAGTCCGTCTGCATACCCTATAGACAATATTGCAAGCTCGTCCTGGCCTTGCGAGTAGAACCGCTCTGCGTCCTTGATGTACAAGTCTGCATTTTCTAGAACACCTGCAAATTCCTTTGAATCCTTGTAGTGTGGGGTGATCTGGTCCAGTGCTCGCCGGACCATCGGGATGTATTTTTTCATCATCTGCGCAGAAATCTTTTCTATTTTTGGAGTGTTGTCATCTGGAATAGTAATACAATGCCCTAACACCTTTAGTGCGTCGGATTCTGTAAAGTGCATTATTCCTGGAATGATTATTGTGTGAGGCGGTGCACCAAAGTCCTGCTCTACCAAATCCGAGAATTTTGCAGCAATGATTTTTTGGTCGTCTTGGCCTATTCTTGATGCGACAATTCCGTATGTGTCGCCAGAGAAAACTTTGCGGTTTTGCTCTTTTTCCTGGTCCAATAGACTTGATATGGCGTCTTTGGGATCCAAAAAGAAATTCTTGT from Candidatus Nitrosotenuis aquarius encodes:
- a CDS encoding enoyl-CoA hydratase/isomerase family protein, translated to MALVTTSKSNGIATVKINRPDKLNAMNTDVARELVSVFTQLDTDNDVKVIILTGEGEKAFSAGADIEYMSKISADESVEYAKLGQLVTNTIELVSKPTIAAINGFALGGGCEVAMSCDIRIAADTARMGQPEVTIGIPPGWGGTQRLMRIVGIAKAKELVYTGKMIKADEALQIGLVNQVVPLASLMEETLNMANQIAANSVSGVKMSKIAINKGRNADLDTGLGIELLAWRNCFTDPDREQRMTAFVNKSKK
- the erpA gene encoding iron-sulfur cluster insertion protein ErpA; amino-acid sequence: MATEQTQKLVTITPKAAEKIVEFMKEEADKPEYLRVYVQGGGCSGLSYGMGFEAKPEEDDTVIEEQGVKLLVDSYSQEHLKGANIDYIESLMGSGFKINNPNVTKSCSCGHSFSTE
- the dnaG gene encoding DNA primase DnaG, whose amino-acid sequence is MPPTGIVKYHVKLSFEVDGLVERADIIGAIFGQTEGLLGPEMNLNELQRLSKVGRIEVTATSTTNTTKGDALIPMSTDVDTASLIAAAIESIDKVGPFDCKFKLTAIEDVRATKKDDIIKRAKEIKQQWATKTISEGETMLKDIHEGTSTSGKLTTYGRGKLPCGQGVFESPWIILVEGRADVINLLRAGIDNSLAIDGARIDESIRELCDQKDKIVAFLDGDRAGGFILKELKSVVDIDVVHRAPEGVEVEELTPQQIADILKPTIEEMNNPKAKPTLTDPNDKPMAEIAGKTFSQINETLEAIGLDASKNEVFRVPISELVSKLSVQTGIKYLILDGIVTQRLVDGAKQAGIECVIGHRVANLTNKDGISLKTFTELGVA
- a CDS encoding DUF120 domain-containing protein, encoding MTELKIQHLITLTELLSKGAKNNYVTITTTTLGKQIGKSQQAASKHLLELEQGGFISRITAGRKVSVKLTQRGHEQISEIYGILKNSLEATPSTIDVDGVLVAGMGEGKYYMSLKGYTKQFLHKIGYIPFPGTLNVKLDKKEQIESLRQLANLEGVKIDGFSDGKRTYGWVRCFTCKINGKVDAQLILLERTHHDLSTIEIISKAEIRKKLGLKDGASLSIRITV
- a CDS encoding adenylyltransferase/cytidyltransferase family protein is translated as MDVIDKGILSSLYVCSLTGQNPIEHTIRRTNLSESYIQERITVLKKNLMISENNALTEFGRSALHVVLAGGVFDIIHPGHIYTLNAAKALGDVLVVVIATGNTAVKMKKRRPLHAEEQRQELIGSLSMVDLCLIGSEGDIFKTVSRVKPDIIALGYDQVHQEKFITDGCKSLGLNVRVARLQSPIPEYSSSKIEKEYGEALHGI
- the dph5 gene encoding diphthine synthase; this translates as MLVFVGLGIGGSQALSEKARKTISESDVVYFEQFTSPMPENQTKFLQEITNGQFKLAPRWLVEDGKEILEAAKNCNVALLSYGDPYIATTHIELRVRAIQDGIKTDTIHASSAITSLVGECGLHFYKVGKTVTIMSGIPSSTAYYTIFENLKLGNHTIVLLEWNQNKNFFLDPKDAISSLLDQEKEQNRKVFSGDTYGIVASRIGQDDQKIIAAKFSDLVEQDFGAPPHTIIIPGIMHFTESDALKVLGHCITIPDDNTPKIEKISAQMMKKYIPMVRRALDQITPHYKDSKEFAGVLENADLYIKDAERFYSQGQDELAILSIGYADGLVDALRMAKGIEPEL